In a single window of the Ciconia boyciana chromosome 7, ASM3463844v1, whole genome shotgun sequence genome:
- the FBXO36 gene encoding F-box only protein 36 has product MASMLQEEVFETHGQAPAPSKDFCQLLVTRREVIFRWWKISLRNEFRESRPGEIKESQEDFLDDSSLHIQIAIVFGAKVLEHVLNLCRGNYDFLEQLPVPLLLYIISFLELEDIARLSQVSRRFEMICNSNALWENIVENLCDTITPEMKELAQEMGWKQFFFTNRLQLQLQLRRRRQKQDAQNKKQTE; this is encoded by the exons ATGGCGTCtatgctgcaggaggaggtgtTCGAGACGCACGGGCAGGCCCCGGCCCCCAGCAAGGACTTCTGTCAGCTGCTCGTCACCCGGCGGGAG GTAATTTTCAGGTGGTGGAAAATCTCACTTAGGAATGAATTTCGTGAATCAAGACCTGGAGAAATTAAAGAATCCCAGGAGGATTTTTTGGATGATTCATCTCTTCATA ttcaGATTGCTATAGTGTTTGGTGCCAAAGTTCTGGAACATGTCCTCAATCTGTGCCGAGGTAACTATGACTTCCTGGAACAGCTTCCTGTCCCATTGCTCCTGTACATCATTTCCTTTCTGGAGCTTGAAGATATTGCCAGGCTTTCTCAAGTTTCACGCAGATttgaaatg ATATGTAACAGTAATGCGCTATGGGAAAATATTGTGGAGAACTTGTGTGACACAATTAcacctgaaatgaaagaacttGCACAGGAAATGGGCTGGAAACAATTCTTCTTCACAAACAGACTTCAGCTACAGCTGCAGCTCcgaaggaggaggcagaaacaAGATGCtcagaacaaaaaacaaactgaataa
- the SLC16A14 gene encoding monocarboxylate transporter 14 isoform X5: MCGCRKTAIIGGILNALGWILSAYASNVHYLFLTFGVTAGVGSGMVYLPAVVMVGQYFQKRRALAQGLSTTGTGFGAFLMTALLKYLCTEFGWRNAMFIQGAISLNLCVCGALMRPLSPKDTVSEKYVVRSNSGDNQARALSHSAETIKSNGVLSEEPEKKEEATNEEMLDSVQHIEMGGKSRSGRNMYGLRVLKTVSQLTATVRKGFAIWYSSYFGAASLFTNRVFVAFIIWALFAYSSFVIPFIHLPEIVKQYNLSSQNNIFPLTSIIAIVHIFGKVILGIISDLPCISTWNVFLMANFTLVTCILTLPLMQTYISLAVVCALIGFSSGYFSLMPVVTEDLVGTKHLANAYGIIICANGISALLGPPFAARNVYFGDCTAHNLFTAIHSRSVCWIYDITHKYDFSFYISGLLYMVGIIFLLIQPCIQKKQPREKSTEEAQV, translated from the exons gcGTTGGAAGTGGCATGGTTTATCTTCCTGCGGTGGTCATGGTGGGacagtattttcagaagagaagagCTCTTGCACAAGGACTCAGTACCACGGGAACAGGATTTGGAGCTTTCCTAATGACTGCCTTACTGAAGTACCTCTGCACCGAATTTGGGTGGAGGAACGCCATGTTCATCCAGGGTGCCATCTCCCTGAACCTTTGTGTCTGTGGGGCGCTTATGAGACCACTCTCTCCCAAAGACACTGTTAGTGAAAAATATGTTGTGAGAAGTAATAGTGGAGATAATCAGGCAAGAGCTCTGTCCCATTCTGCAGAGACCATAAAATCTAACGGAGTCCTCAGTGAAGAAccggaaaaaaaagaagaggcaacaaatgaagaaatgcttGACAGTGTTCAGCACATAGAAATGGGAGGTAAATCTAGAAGCGGAAGGAATATGTACGGACTGCGTGTTCTTAAAACAGTGAGCCAGCTGACGGCTACAGTCAGGAAAGGCTTTGCAATATGGTACTCCAGCTACTTTGGAGCTGCATCACTGTTTACCAATAGAGTATTTGTGGCCTTTATAATTTGGGCTTTGTTTGCCTACAGCAGCTTTGTCATTCCCTTCATCCATCTTCCAGAAATAGTCAAGCAGTACAACTTATCTAGTCAGAACAATATATTCCCTTTGACATCTATTATAGCCATTGTTCATATTTTTGGTAAAGTGATCCTTGGAATAATCTCTGATCTCCCATGCATCAGCACGTGGAATGTCTTCCTCATGGCTAACTTTACCCTGGTCACCTGCATTCTTACTTTGCCACTAATGCAAACGTACATTAGCCTGGCTGTGGTTTGTGCTCTAATAGGATTTTCTAGCGGCTATTTTTCTCTAATGCCTGTTGTGACTGAAGATTTAGTTGGAACTAAACACCTTGCAAATGCCTATGGTATCATCATTTGTGCCAACGGAATATCTGCATTGCTTGGACCACCCTTTGCAG CCAGAAATGTCTACTTTGGGGACTGCACTGCTCATAATCTCTTCACTGCCATCCACAGCAGAAGTGTAT GTTGGATCTATGACATCACACATAAATacgatttttctttttacatatcTGGCTTGCTGTACATGGtgggaataatttttttacttataCAACCTTGTATTCAAAAGAAACAACCAAGAGAAAAGTCTACGGAAGAGGCACAAGTATAG